The proteins below come from a single Triticum aestivum cultivar Chinese Spring chromosome 5D, IWGSC CS RefSeq v2.1, whole genome shotgun sequence genomic window:
- the LOC123123616 gene encoding BTB/POZ domain-containing protein At2g46260, producing MDTGEESATAAGAGAAVAMELDFSRGGVVPSFDFAFDSATFSDRVLRIEIVGGGPAPGSCGGSSANQERRREEQGEKEQSVDSSSMMVGTPVLREKNIHINSAILASRSPFFLKFFSNGMKESDQTNPTIRITDSEENAFMELLSYMYSGKLTTAEPTRLLDILMAADKFEVLSCMRHCSQLLISLPMTTESALLYIDHPCSVSMVNEVRPLIDASKEFLANKYKDFYEFKSELMNISLAGIEAIFSSTDIQVETEDDVYYFMLDWARARYVELEERRKILSSRLLPLVRFSHMTCMTLQEILASTDNDIDREQVTHRIAEALLPKAYPKQLEGALAAEVTTCSRFAERAYEYKPVKLVAFDQPCPQIIVYLDLTRDECSQLFPSGRICPHPFRLLGWGFYLMATCEMDEQSKLCSFGLWLGVAKNMKGSSCFMVDYEFAARKRSSGKFVRKLEGKISTTDETHGCSDLFGIPWSTFIANDNLFINGVLHLRADLRVLLGQPKLQA from the exons ATGGACACCGGCGAAGaatcagcgacggcggcgggggcgggggcggcagtGGCGATGGAGCTGGACTTCTCGCGCGGCGGCGTGGTGCCCAGCTTCGACTTCGCGTTCGATTCGGCCACCTTCTCCGACAGGGTGCTGCGGATAGAGATCGTCGGCGGCGGCCCCGCGCCGGGATCTTGCGGAGGATCTTCTGCCAACCAGGAGCGCCGCCGCGAGGAGCAAG GTGAGAAAGAACAGAGTGTTGACTCTTCATCGATGATGGTGGGTACACCAGTTTTACGAGAAAAAAACATTCATATCAATTCAGCGATTCTTGCTTCAAGAAGTCCTTTCTTTCTAAAG TTTTTCTCAAATGGCATGAAAGAATCTGATCAGACGAATCCAACAATTAGGATTACTGATTCAG AGGAAAATGCTTTTATGGAGCTCTTAAGCTATATGTACAGTGGAAAGTTGACTACAGCTGAGCCCACTCGTCTGCTCGACATCTTGATGGCTGCAGACAAGTTCGAGGTTCTTTCTTGCATGAGGCATTGCAGTCAGCTGCTCATAAGCTTGCCTATGACCACAGAATCTGCACTGCTCTACATAGACCATCCTTGTTCTGTTTCAATGGTCAATGAAGTTCGGCCTTTGATAGATGCATCCAAGGAATTCCTTGCCAACAAGTACAAGGATTTTTATGA GTTTAAAAGTGAGCTGATGAACATTTCTCTTGCTGGGATAGAAGCCATATTTTCAAGTACTGACATACAAGTGGAAACTGAAGATGACGTATATTACTTCATGCTTGACTGGGCCCGTGCACGATACGTAGAATTGGAGGAAAGACGTAAGATCTTGAGTTCTCGTTTACTTCCTCTGGTACGCTTCAGTCATATGACGTGTATGACACTTCAGGAGATATTAGCAAGCACTGATAATGATATAGATCGCGAGCAAGTAACTCATCGTATTGCTGAGGCACTTCTACCCAAGGCTTACCCGAAGCAGTTGGAAGGTGCTCTTGCAGCAGAGGTAACAACTTGTTCGCGATTTGCTGAGCGAGCATACGAGTACAAACCTGTGAAATTGGTTGCCTTTGATCAACCCTGCCCACAGATTATAGTTTACTTGGATCTAACACGCGATGAGTGCTCCCAACTCTTCCCGTCTGGGCGTATATGCCCGCACCCATTCCGGCTTCTAGGATGGGGCTTTTATCTGATGGCAACCTGTGAAATGGATGAGCAGAGTAAGTTGTGCAGCTTTGGCCTCTGGTTAGGAGTCGCCAAAAATATGAAGGGATCATCATGTTTCATGGTAGATTACGAGTTTGCCGCAAGGAAAAGATCGTCAGGAAAGTTTGTGCGCAAATTGGAGGGTAAGATCTCCACCACTGACGAGACACATGGATGCAGTGATCTATTTGGCATTCCATGGTCGACGTTCATTGCCAACGACAACCTCTTCATCAACGGCGTGCTGCATCTGAGAGCTGATTTGAGGGTGTTGCTGGGGCAGCCAAAACTACAAGCTTGA
- the LOC123123615 gene encoding BTB/POZ domain-containing protein At2g46260 codes for MDAVEDSATAAGAAAEMGLDYSQGGVLPSFDFAFDSANFSDQKLRIEIVARDHAPGSGGHVGGGSTADQARRRKEKGDYSSSMMVGTPVLREKTIHINSAILASRSPFFLKLFSNGMKESDQTHPTIKSFLSKGLLASRSPFFLKLFSNGMKESDQTHPTIRIADSEENALMELLRYMYSGKLTTTEPSLLLDILMAADKFEVLSCMGHCSQLLTSLPMTTESALLYLDHPCSTSLSAEVEGVISAAKEFLANKYNDFAKFQHELMNFPLAGIEAILSSTDLQVIREDCIYAFMLTWARERYPELEERREILSSRLLPLVRFSHMTCTKLQGILACSDDDIDHEKVTKRIAEVLLQKAYPKQMEGALAADATTCWQFTEREYKYKPVKLVAFDRPCPQVIAYLDLTREDCSRLFRSGHAWSHDFRLAGWKGSIYLSPVCTMNEQSKLSTFGLQLIGFGSTDLTLDIEFAARTRSSGKFVSKYSCKHTFTSAWLKKCDDLFGVPWSTFIADDNLFIDGVLHLRADLVAVQQTDQLQA; via the exons ATGGACGCCGTTGAAGATTCAGCAACGGCGGCGGGTGCGGCAGCGGAGATGGGGCTGGACTACTCGCAAGGCGGCGTGCTGCCCAGCTTTGACTTCGCGTTCGATTCGGCCAACTTCTCCGATCAGAAGCTGCGTATAGAGATCGTCGCCCGTGACCACGCGCCGGGTTCCGGCGGACACGTCGGCGGAGGATCCACTGCCGACCAGGCGCGCCGCCGCAAGGAGAAAG GTGATTACTCTTCCTCGATGATGGTGGGTACACCAGTTTTACGAGAAAAAACCATTCATATCAATTCAGCAATTCTTGCTTCAAGAAGTCCTTTCTTTCTGAAG CTTTTCTCAAATGGCATGAAAGAATCTGATCAGACGCACCCAACAATTAAGTCCTTTCTTTCTAAAGGACTTCTTGCTTCAAGAAGTCCTTTCTTTCTAAAG CTTTTCTCAAATGGCATGAAAGAATCTGATCAGACGCACCCAACAATTAGGATTGCTGATTCAG AGGAAAATGCCCTTATGGAGCTTTTAAGATATATGTACAGCGGAAAGTTGACAACAACGGAGCCCAGTCTATTGCTCGACATCTTGATGGCTGCAGACAAATTTGAGGTTCTCTCTTGCATGGGGCATTGCAGTCAGCTGCTCACAAGCTTGCCTATGACCACAGAATCTGCACTGCTTTACCTAGACCACCCTTGCTCGACTTCATTATCGGCTGAGGTCGAGGGTGTGATCAGCGCAGCCAAGGAATTCCTTGCCAACAAATACAATGATTTTGCTAA GTTCCAGCATGAACTGATGAACTTCCCTCTTGCTGGGATTGAAGCCATCTTGTCAAGTACTGACCTACAAGTAATACGGGAAGATTGCATATATGCCTTTATGCTCACATGGGCCCGTGAACGATACCCAGAATTGGAGGAAAGACGCGAGATCTTGAGTTCTCGTTTACTGCCACTGGTACGCTTCAGTCATATGACATGTACAAAACTTCAGGGGATCCTAGCATGCAGTGATGATGATATAGACCATGAGAAAGTAACTAAACGTATTGCCGAGGTACTTCTACAAAAAGCTTACCCAAAACAGATGGAAGGTGCTCTTGCAGCAGACGCAACAACCTGTTGGCAATTTACTGAGCGAGAGTACAAGTACAAACCTGTGAAATTGGTTGCTTTTGATCGACCCTGCCCACAGGTTATTGCTTACCTGGATCTAACACGCGAGGACTGCTCCCGACTCTTCCGGTCTGGACATGCATGGTCACACGACTTCCGGCTTGCAGGGTGGAAGGGGAGCATTTATCTCAGCCCAGTCTGTACAATGAATGAGCAGAGTAAGTTGTCCACCTTTGGTCTCCAGTTAATTGGATTCGGTTCCACAGATTTGACACTAGATATTGAGTTTGCTGCAAGGACAAGATCGTCCGGAAAATTTGTGAGCAAGTACAGTTGTAAGCACACCTTCACCAGTGCTTGGTTGAAAAAATGCGATGATCTTTTTGGCGTTCCATGGTCGACATTCATTGCCGATGACAACCTCTTCATCGACGGTGTGCTGCATCTGAGAGCTGATTTGGTGGCGGTCCAGCAGACGGATCAGTTACAGGCCTGA